A genome region from Leptodactylus fuscus isolate aLepFus1 chromosome 6, aLepFus1.hap2, whole genome shotgun sequence includes the following:
- the KCNJ5 gene encoding G protein-activated inward rectifier potassium channel 4, with protein MARDLRVSMDQDLAVDIIPREPKKLPKQAREDPALSVERSHMLSEHKKPRQRYMEKDGKCNVHHGNVKETYRYFSDLFTTLVDLKWHFSLFIFTLAYTVTWLFFGLIWWFIAYIRGDLEHIGDKSWVPCVENLHGFVSAFLFSIETETTIGYGYRVITEKCPEGIVLLLIQAILGSIVNALMVGCMFVKISQPKKRAETLMFSNNAVISLRDGKLCLMFRVGDLRSSHIVEASIRAKLIKSKQTKEGEFIPLNQTDINVGFDTGDDRLFLVSPLIISHEINEKSPFWEMSRSQLETEDFEIVVILEGMVEATGMTCQARCSYVTTEVLWGHRFTPVLTLEKGFYEVDYTTFHDTYEAPTPTCSAKELEQLQRGDRLFHQLYTPERNEGTQNGAPRSENNSIGTQPD; from the exons ATGGCACGAGACTTGAGAGTTTCCATGGATCAGGACCTTGCAGTCGACATAATTCCCAGGGAACCTAAAAAGTTGCCCAAACAGGCTCGAGAAGATCCAGCCTTGTCTGTGGAAAGGTCCCATATGTTGTCAGAGCATAAAAAGCCACGGCAAAGGTACATGGAGAAGGATGGCAAGTGCAATGTTCACCATGGCAATGTCAAAGAGACCTACCGATACTTCAGTGACCTCTTCACCACTCTAGTGGACCTCAAATGGCACTTTAGCCTGTTCATCTTTACTCTggcatatactgtcacatggctATTTTTTGGACTTATTTGGTGGTTTATTGCTTATATCCGAGGAGATCTTGAACATATAGGTGACAAAAGTTGGGTCCCTTGTGTGGAGAATCTCCATGGATTTGTGTCTGCATTTCTCTTTTCTATTGAAACAGAGACTACCATTGGTTATGGATACCGGGTAATAACGGAGAAGTGTCCTGAAGGAATTGTTCTGCTGTTAATTCAAGCCATACTGGGCTCAATTGTTAATGCCTTGATGGTTGGTTGCATGTTTGTTAAAATAAGCCAACCAAAGAAACGGGCCGAGACCCTCATGTTCTCAAATAATGCAGTCATTTCTCTCAGGGATGGAAAACTGTGTCTGATGTTTCGTGTTGGAGACCTCCGAAGTTCCCATATTGTAGAAGCCTCAATCAGAGCCAAACTCATCAAATCTAAGCAAACAAAAGAAGGAGAATTCATCCCTCTAAATCAAACAGATATCAATGTTGGGTTTGACACTGGGGATGACCGCCTATTCCTTGTCTCTCCTTTGATCATTTCACATGAAATCAATGAGAAGagtccattttgggaaatgtctcgCTCTCAGTTGGAAACAGAAGACTTTGAAATTGTTGTCATTTTAGAAGGAATGGTGGAAGCTACAG GAATGACTTGCCAAGCACGCTGCTCCTATGTGACTACAGAGGTATTATGGGGACATCGGTTCACCCCAGTCCTTACTCTGGAGAAAGGATTTTATGAAGTGGATTATACAACCTTTCACGACACCTATGAGGCCCCCACTCCCACCTGTAGTGCCAAAGAGCTGGAGCAATTACAGAGAGGGGATCGTCTATTCCATCAACTCTACACACCAGAGAGGAATGAGGGAACACAGAATGGAGCCCCCAGGTCAGAGAATAACAGCATTGGGACACAGCCAGATTAA